In one window of Streptomyces sp. FXJ1.172 DNA:
- a CDS encoding helix-turn-helix domain-containing protein — translation MHVEHLLGDPSLGLRLLWARDALLRREISGVTVTDLEDPARFVRPGEVVLSGLVWWSPDGGSGKAERFVSALKDAGAAALLAGEETHGSVPDDLVEACVRHGVPVAGVPAHIMFRAITDTVYLRQWGGLSRHQALPENARVRLSRLLAQEAGPDAVLAEAFAHLGRAAAYVFTPSGRTVAATGGAPPVPAREAVALVADGSGMTASVDAAGVSPYERWLLYLPDPDGAPPRMVHEVAAVLAHCQEARARHPSAGLRAADELGALLAAPDACEDGTVEAALRRCGLPGTGPYEVLVADAGTRQPGPDEGLLAEGALTELAGHAAGAGGAGVAGGASGAGGVAAPRADGAVAGAGAGRRPGLAGHATAVADGAGAASAAGAGGATVAAAVGRLPDGCAFAVVSGAPGGWADEVWSLVADCVPGVVLHGGTGAPAAGPEGLGGALAQARYALTSARTTSPGASRLADARALTSLDTLLTGVPAEVRAAYANAVLGPLLETGRPPVAVLLGTLETFLACDGSWARTAQALHLHVNTVHYRVARIERLTGRDLSRLRDRLDLWAALLCR, via the coding sequence ATGCACGTCGAACACCTCCTGGGGGACCCCTCCCTCGGCCTGCGCCTGTTGTGGGCGCGGGACGCCCTGCTGCGGCGCGAAATCAGCGGAGTGACCGTCACCGACCTGGAGGACCCGGCACGGTTCGTACGGCCCGGCGAAGTGGTGCTCAGCGGGCTGGTGTGGTGGTCGCCCGACGGCGGTTCCGGCAAGGCGGAGCGTTTCGTCTCGGCCCTGAAGGATGCGGGGGCCGCGGCCCTGCTCGCAGGGGAGGAGACCCACGGGAGCGTGCCGGACGACCTCGTCGAGGCCTGCGTGCGCCACGGCGTGCCGGTGGCCGGGGTGCCGGCCCACATCATGTTCCGGGCGATCACGGACACCGTCTATCTGCGGCAGTGGGGCGGGCTGAGCCGGCATCAGGCGCTGCCGGAGAACGCGCGCGTGCGGCTGAGCCGGCTGCTCGCCCAGGAGGCCGGGCCGGACGCCGTGCTCGCCGAGGCCTTCGCCCACCTCGGCCGGGCCGCGGCGTACGTCTTCACGCCGTCGGGCCGCACGGTCGCGGCCACCGGGGGTGCGCCGCCCGTGCCCGCGCGCGAGGCGGTGGCGCTCGTCGCGGACGGCAGCGGGATGACCGCCTCCGTCGACGCCGCCGGTGTCTCGCCGTACGAGCGCTGGCTGTTGTACCTGCCCGACCCCGACGGCGCCCCGCCGCGCATGGTGCACGAGGTCGCCGCCGTGCTGGCGCACTGTCAGGAGGCCCGTGCCCGGCACCCCTCGGCCGGGCTGCGCGCGGCGGACGAACTCGGCGCACTGCTGGCCGCTCCGGACGCGTGCGAGGACGGCACGGTGGAGGCGGCGCTGCGGCGGTGCGGCCTGCCGGGGACGGGGCCGTACGAGGTGCTCGTCGCGGACGCCGGAACGCGGCAGCCGGGCCCTGACGAAGGGCTCCTCGCCGAGGGCGCGTTGACGGAGCTGGCGGGTCACGCGGCAGGGGCGGGTGGCGCCGGTGTCGCGGGTGGTGCGAGCGGCGCCGGCGGTGTGGCGGCGCCGCGTGCGGACGGTGCCGTGGCGGGGGCCGGTGCGGGGCGCAGGCCGGGGCTGGCGGGGCACGCGACCGCCGTCGCCGATGGTGCCGGTGCTGCGAGTGCTGCCGGGGCCGGCGGTGCCACGGTGGCGGCGGCCGTCGGGCGGTTGCCGGACGGGTGCGCCTTCGCGGTGGTGTCCGGGGCGCCGGGCGGCTGGGCGGACGAGGTGTGGTCGCTGGTCGCCGACTGCGTGCCCGGGGTGGTGCTGCACGGCGGCACCGGCGCGCCCGCCGCGGGACCCGAGGGGCTCGGCGGTGCGCTGGCCCAGGCCCGCTATGCCCTCACCTCGGCCCGGACCACCTCGCCGGGCGCCTCCCGCCTCGCCGACGCCCGCGCCCTCACCAGCCTCGACACCCTGCTCACCGGCGTGCCCGCCGAGGTGCGCGCCGCCTACGCGAACGCGGTCCTCGGGCCGCTGCTGGAGACCGGGCGGCCGCCCGTCGCCGTCCTGCTCGGCACCTTGGAGACCTTCCTCGCCTGCGACGGCTCCTGGGCGCGTACGGCACAGGCGCTGCACCTGCACGTCAACACCGTGCACTACCGGGTGGCACGGATCGAACGGCTGACCGGACGTGACCTGTCCCGGCTCAGGGACCGGCTCGACCTGTGGGCCGCGCTGCTGTGCCGGTGA
- a CDS encoding FAD binding domain-containing protein, which produces MDLNTVAEIRDARRPAPWRPGDAWLGGGTYLFSEPQPHLRRLVDLSGMGWTPVQRHPDGSLEIAATCTIAQLSRHARDLLAPAAPLFEQCCRAFLASFKIWNMATVGGNLCNGLPAGPMISLTAALDGTCLLIAQDGSGRRVRVADFVVGAGRKDLAEGELLRSVTLPARALACRTAFRQASLYGLGRSGALVIGTLDPVDHSLAVTVTAATVRPVRLWFPLPPAAGALRTAIEGAVAGGEWFDDIHGLPEWRRHMALRLAEEIRRELTEEERR; this is translated from the coding sequence ATGGACCTGAACACGGTGGCCGAGATACGAGACGCCAGGCGGCCCGCGCCCTGGCGGCCGGGGGACGCCTGGCTCGGCGGCGGGACGTACCTGTTCTCCGAACCCCAGCCGCATCTGCGGCGCCTGGTGGACCTGAGCGGCATGGGCTGGACGCCGGTGCAGCGGCACCCGGACGGCTCGCTGGAGATCGCCGCCACCTGCACCATCGCCCAGCTCTCGCGCCACGCCCGCGATCTGCTCGCCCCCGCGGCGCCCCTGTTCGAGCAGTGCTGCCGGGCGTTCCTCGCCTCGTTCAAGATCTGGAACATGGCCACGGTCGGCGGGAACCTGTGCAACGGTCTGCCGGCCGGCCCGATGATCTCCCTCACGGCAGCGCTCGACGGCACCTGTCTGCTGATCGCCCAGGACGGCTCCGGGCGCCGTGTGAGGGTCGCGGACTTCGTCGTCGGCGCGGGCCGCAAGGACCTCGCCGAGGGCGAGCTGCTGCGCTCGGTCACCCTGCCCGCCCGTGCCCTGGCCTGCCGTACGGCGTTCCGGCAGGCCTCCCTGTACGGCCTGGGCCGCTCCGGCGCCCTCGTCATCGGCACCCTCGACCCGGTCGACCACTCCCTCGCGGTCACCGTCACCGCCGCCACGGTCCGCCCGGTGCGGCTGTGGTTCCCGCTGCCCCCGGCGGCCGGGGCGCTGCGGACGGCGATCGAGGGGGCGGTCGCGGGCGGCGAGTGGTTCGACGACATCCATGGACTGCCCGAGTGGCGGCGGCACATGGCGCTGCGGCTGGCGGAGGAGATCCGCCGGGAACTGACGGAGGAGGAGCGGCGATGA
- a CDS encoding ABC transporter ATP-binding protein, which produces MTDIDAPEADLKQVGGEGLDARLVVDRDSFRLDVRLTAAPGDVVALLGPNGAGKTTALRALAGLVPLTDGHLRLDGASLEHTPPESRPVGVVFQDYLLFPHLSALDNVAFGPRCQGASKAEARERAAAWLDRMGLADHVHAKPRRLSGGQAQRVALARALATRPRLLLLDEPLAALDARTRLEVRARLRRHLTEFEAVAVLVTHDPLDAMVLADRLVVVEHGRVVQEGAPSDIARHPRTDYIARLVGLNLYQGQADGHAVRLDAGPSITTTEDLSGPVFVAFPPSAVTLFRDRPTGASARNLWRCEVEGLETHGDQIRADLTGELPLAADLTTVAAAELELHPGAAVWATVKATQTHAYPA; this is translated from the coding sequence ATGACCGACATCGACGCCCCGGAAGCCGATCTGAAACAGGTGGGCGGCGAGGGGCTCGACGCCCGGCTCGTCGTCGACCGGGACTCCTTCCGGCTGGACGTGCGCCTCACGGCGGCCCCCGGAGACGTCGTCGCGCTGCTCGGTCCCAACGGCGCCGGCAAGACCACCGCCCTGCGCGCCCTGGCCGGTCTCGTCCCGCTCACCGACGGCCACCTGCGTCTGGACGGCGCCTCACTGGAGCACACTCCCCCGGAGTCCCGCCCGGTCGGTGTGGTCTTCCAGGACTATCTGCTCTTCCCGCATCTGTCCGCGCTGGACAACGTGGCCTTCGGGCCGCGCTGCCAGGGCGCGTCCAAGGCCGAGGCCCGGGAGCGGGCCGCCGCGTGGCTGGACCGGATGGGCCTGGCCGATCACGTGCACGCCAAACCCCGCCGCCTGTCCGGCGGACAGGCCCAGCGGGTGGCGCTCGCCCGGGCCCTGGCCACCCGCCCCCGGCTGCTGCTCCTGGACGAGCCGCTGGCCGCCCTGGACGCCCGTACCCGCCTGGAGGTCCGGGCCCGGCTCCGCCGCCACCTGACGGAGTTCGAGGCGGTCGCCGTCCTGGTCACGCACGACCCGCTGGACGCCATGGTGCTCGCGGACCGGCTGGTGGTCGTCGAACACGGCCGGGTCGTGCAGGAGGGCGCCCCCTCCGACATCGCCCGCCACCCGCGCACCGACTACATCGCCCGGCTCGTCGGCCTCAACCTCTACCAGGGGCAGGCGGACGGGCACGCGGTACGGCTCGACGCCGGGCCCTCGATCACGACCACGGAGGACCTGTCCGGACCGGTCTTCGTGGCGTTCCCGCCGAGCGCCGTCACCCTGTTCCGGGACCGGCCGACGGGGGCGAGCGCCCGGAACCTGTGGCGGTGCGAGGTCGAGGGCCTGGAGACGCACGGCGACCAGATCCGCGCCGACCTCACCGGCGAACTCCCGCTCGCCGCCGACCTCACCACGGTCGCCGCCGCCGAGCTGGAGCTGCACCCGGGCGCAGCTGTCTGGGCGACGGTCAAAGCCACGCAGACGCACGCATACCCGGCCTGA
- a CDS encoding molybdopterin-dependent oxidoreductase — protein MRVEVNGRSHQEEPRPGQCLRTYLRERGWFGVKKACDAGDCGACTVHVDGEPVHSCLYPAFRADGHKVTTVEGLASPEGELHPVQRKFLDAQGFQCGFCTAGFLMTTAALKEDQLADLPRAFKGSLCRCTGYRAIEDAVRGVKNVEAPAPGESVGRSLPAPAGPQVVTGTARYTFDIDVPGLLHMKLLRSPHSHARILAIDTSAALRVPGVHAVLTHQDAPERHFSTARHEHPEEDPDDTRVLDDTVRYIGQRVAAVVADSEAAAEEGCRRIEVAYEVLPAVLDPEEAMRPGAPVVHDKDAATARISRPEANVVGEAHGEIGDVTAGFAEADVVYEEVFRTQRVQHASLETHGALAWFDEDGRLTVRTSSQTPFLTRRALCALYDLPEDQVRVMAGRVGGGFGGKQEMLVEDVVALAVLKLRRPVKLEYTRAEQFYGATTRHPFTIRVKAGARRDGTLTALQLRVVANTGAYGNHGPAVMFHSVGESMAVYRAPHKKVDAYSVYTHTVPAGAFRGYGLGQVLFAVESALDELARRLDLDPLEFKARNIIGPDEPMLTPGGHEEDLHIASYGLDQCVSVVRRAQAEPTGPSPAGWLVGEGAALAMIATGPPGGHIADARVTLLPDGTFDLAVGTAEFGNGTTTVHRQIAAGELATTVDRITIRQSDTDVVRHDTGAFASTGTVVAGKATLRAARALADQLLDFAAAHLGVPRAHCRLAEEAVVHTGGRLLLKELYAAARAVGLEPAADGHFGGTPRSVAFNAHWFRVAVDPDTGEIRILRSVHAADAGKVMNPMQCRGQVEGGVAQALGATLFEQVLLDERGAVGTAAFRRYRLPQYAEVPRTEVHFMETADAIGPLGAKSMSESPFNPVAPALANAVRDATGVRFTEVPLLRDRVWRALQRHSDSRRPPGSP, from the coding sequence ATGAGGGTCGAGGTCAACGGGCGGTCCCACCAGGAGGAGCCCCGCCCGGGCCAGTGTCTGCGCACCTATCTGCGCGAGCGGGGCTGGTTCGGGGTGAAGAAGGCCTGCGACGCGGGCGACTGCGGTGCCTGTACGGTCCACGTGGACGGCGAGCCGGTGCACAGCTGCCTCTATCCCGCCTTCCGCGCCGACGGCCACAAGGTCACCACGGTCGAGGGCCTGGCCTCGCCCGAGGGCGAACTCCATCCCGTGCAGCGCAAGTTCCTCGACGCCCAGGGCTTCCAGTGCGGCTTCTGCACGGCCGGCTTCCTGATGACCACGGCGGCCCTGAAGGAGGACCAACTCGCCGACCTGCCACGGGCGTTCAAGGGCAGCCTGTGCCGCTGCACCGGCTACCGGGCCATCGAGGACGCCGTGCGCGGGGTGAAGAACGTCGAGGCTCCGGCGCCCGGCGAGTCCGTCGGGCGCAGCCTGCCGGCCCCGGCCGGACCGCAGGTCGTCACCGGCACCGCCCGCTACACCTTCGACATCGACGTACCGGGCCTGCTGCACATGAAGCTGCTGCGCTCCCCGCACTCCCACGCCCGCATCCTCGCGATCGACACCTCCGCCGCCCTGCGCGTCCCCGGCGTCCACGCCGTGCTCACCCACCAGGACGCCCCAGAGCGGCACTTCTCCACCGCCCGCCACGAACACCCCGAGGAGGACCCGGACGACACCCGGGTCCTGGACGACACGGTCCGCTACATCGGCCAGCGCGTCGCCGCCGTCGTCGCCGACAGCGAGGCGGCGGCCGAGGAGGGCTGCCGGCGGATCGAGGTGGCGTACGAGGTGCTGCCCGCCGTCCTCGACCCGGAGGAGGCCATGCGGCCCGGCGCTCCGGTCGTCCACGACAAGGACGCGGCGACGGCCCGTATCTCGCGCCCCGAGGCCAACGTCGTCGGCGAGGCGCACGGCGAGATCGGCGATGTGACGGCCGGTTTCGCCGAGGCGGACGTCGTCTACGAGGAGGTCTTCCGCACCCAGCGGGTCCAGCACGCCAGCCTGGAGACGCACGGCGCGCTCGCCTGGTTCGACGAGGACGGCCGGCTCACCGTCCGCACCAGCTCCCAGACCCCGTTCCTCACCCGCCGCGCCCTGTGCGCGCTGTACGACCTGCCCGAGGACCAGGTCCGGGTGATGGCGGGCCGGGTCGGGGGCGGGTTCGGCGGCAAGCAGGAGATGCTGGTCGAGGACGTCGTGGCGCTCGCCGTACTGAAGCTGCGCCGTCCGGTGAAACTGGAGTACACACGCGCGGAACAGTTCTACGGCGCCACCACCCGGCACCCCTTCACGATCCGGGTGAAGGCGGGCGCCCGCCGCGACGGCACCCTCACCGCCCTGCAGTTGCGCGTCGTCGCGAACACCGGCGCCTACGGCAACCACGGCCCGGCCGTGATGTTCCACAGCGTCGGCGAGTCCATGGCGGTCTACCGGGCCCCGCACAAGAAGGTCGACGCCTACTCGGTGTACACGCACACCGTCCCGGCGGGCGCCTTCCGCGGCTACGGCCTCGGCCAGGTGCTGTTCGCGGTGGAGTCGGCGCTGGACGAGCTGGCCCGCCGACTGGACCTGGACCCGCTGGAGTTCAAGGCGCGCAACATCATCGGGCCGGACGAGCCGATGCTCACCCCGGGCGGCCACGAGGAGGACCTGCACATCGCGAGCTACGGCCTCGACCAGTGCGTGTCCGTCGTGCGCCGGGCCCAGGCGGAGCCCACCGGTCCGTCTCCGGCGGGCTGGCTGGTCGGCGAGGGCGCGGCCCTGGCGATGATCGCGACCGGCCCGCCCGGCGGCCACATCGCCGACGCCAGGGTCACCCTGCTGCCCGACGGCACCTTCGATCTGGCCGTCGGCACCGCCGAGTTCGGCAACGGCACCACGACCGTGCACAGACAGATCGCGGCCGGCGAACTGGCCACCACCGTCGACCGGATCACCATCCGCCAGTCCGACACCGACGTCGTACGGCACGACACCGGTGCCTTCGCCTCCACCGGCACCGTCGTCGCGGGCAAGGCCACCCTGCGCGCCGCCCGCGCCCTGGCCGACCAGCTGCTGGACTTCGCCGCCGCCCACCTCGGCGTGCCACGCGCGCACTGCCGGCTGGCGGAGGAGGCCGTGGTGCACACAGGCGGACGTCTGCTGCTGAAGGAGCTGTACGCGGCCGCCCGGGCCGTCGGCCTGGAGCCGGCCGCCGACGGGCACTTCGGCGGCACCCCGCGCTCGGTCGCCTTCAACGCGCACTGGTTCCGGGTGGCCGTCGACCCGGACACCGGCGAGATCCGCATCCTGCGCAGTGTGCACGCGGCCGACGCGGGCAAGGTGATGAACCCGATGCAGTGCCGGGGGCAGGTCGAGGGCGGGGTCGCCCAGGCGCTCGGCGCCACGCTCTTCGAGCAGGTTCTGCTGGACGAGCGGGGCGCCGTCGGCACGGCCGCGTTCCGCCGCTACCGGCTCCCGCAGTACGCCGAGGTGCCGCGCACCGAGGTGCACTTCATGGAGACGGCGGACGCGATCGGCCCGCTGGGCGCCAAGTCGATGAGCGAGAGCCCCTTCAATCCGGTCGCCCCGGCCCTCGCCAACGCGGTGCGGGACGCGACGGGCGTGCGGTTCACCGAGGTGCCGCTGCTGCGTGACCGGGTGTGGCGGGCGCTGCAGCGGCACAGCGATAGCCGCCGTCCACCCGGATCGCCGTGA
- a CDS encoding DUF1707 SHOCT-like domain-containing protein, with protein sequence MVQADGPSGLRASHADRDRVVEALAGAAGEGRLTAEELDERVAAALSARTLGELEVLTADLPDGTGGGRAAAPVVAKDVLRIEQGYASATRAGRWAVPRRMEIESSFGDVTLDFSDAVITHDTLGIELNMCGGTLRLITRPGVLVDADSLVIGCGRTKVRSPRDPEAPAVLRVEIQGQLSMGKVEARPPRRWFGK encoded by the coding sequence ATGGTGCAGGCGGATGGGCCGTCCGGGCTGCGTGCCTCGCACGCGGACCGGGACCGGGTGGTGGAGGCGCTGGCGGGCGCCGCGGGCGAGGGCCGGCTCACCGCCGAGGAGCTGGACGAGCGGGTGGCGGCCGCGCTGTCCGCCCGCACACTCGGGGAGCTGGAGGTGCTCACCGCCGACCTGCCGGACGGGACCGGCGGCGGGCGGGCGGCGGCACCGGTGGTCGCCAAGGACGTCCTCAGGATCGAGCAGGGGTACGCCTCGGCCACGCGCGCGGGCCGCTGGGCCGTACCGCGCCGGATGGAGATCGAGTCCAGCTTCGGGGACGTGACGCTGGACTTCTCCGACGCCGTGATCACACACGACACGCTCGGCATCGAGCTGAACATGTGCGGCGGCACCCTGCGCCTGATCACCCGGCCCGGCGTGCTCGTCGACGCCGACTCCCTGGTGATCGGCTGCGGCAGGACCAAGGTCCGGTCACCCCGGGATCCCGAGGCCCCGGCCGTGCTCCGCGTGGAGATACAGGGGCAGCTCAGCATGGGGAAGGTGGAGGCACGGCCACCCAGGCGGTGGTTCGGGAAGTAG
- a CDS encoding molybdopterin-dependent oxidoreductase: protein MTLAQLTLTGDVARPARLTVPELLRWPQHRADVSFECATSGIQHHRFTGPRLYDVLADAGPGFDPARRKDRLRFLIAVAGTDGHHAVLSWAEIDPDFADAPVLLGVSIDGTPLDAAGPQLVLPQDRCGARHISGITAIRVDGGYRCAAAAPATPGHAAAAPR, encoded by the coding sequence ATGACGCTCGCGCAACTCACCCTGACCGGCGATGTGGCCCGGCCCGCCCGGCTGACCGTCCCGGAGCTGCTGCGCTGGCCGCAGCACCGGGCCGACGTCAGCTTCGAGTGCGCGACCAGCGGCATCCAGCACCACCGCTTCACCGGACCGCGCCTGTACGACGTCCTCGCCGACGCCGGTCCCGGCTTCGACCCTGCCCGGCGCAAGGACCGGCTGCGCTTCCTCATCGCCGTCGCCGGCACCGACGGCCACCATGCGGTGCTGTCCTGGGCCGAGATCGACCCGGACTTCGCCGACGCGCCCGTCCTGCTCGGCGTGAGCATCGACGGCACCCCGCTGGACGCCGCCGGTCCCCAGCTGGTGCTGCCGCAGGACCGGTGCGGGGCCCGGCACATCAGCGGGATCACGGCGATCCGGGTGGACGGCGGCTATCGCTGTGCCGCTGCAGCGCCCGCCACACCCGGTCACGCAGCAGCGGCACCTCGGTGA
- the modA gene encoding molybdate ABC transporter substrate-binding protein, whose product MTRSVRRTRRMLQVAGAGAAALLALSACSSSSDSKSKDTSASSGSSSSPKLSGNVTVFAAASLKESFTALGKEFEQQHPGTKVNFNFGGSDTLAASITGGAPADVFAAASPKTMAIVTGKKDAVGTPATFVRNQLEIATLPGNPDKVSSLKDLTKSGLKVVLCDKTVPCGAAAQKVLAASGLKLTPVSYEQDVKSALNKVELKEADAAVVYKTDVHAAGSKVAGVEFPESAKAVNDYPVVLLKNAPNAQAAQAFIALVRSAEGQKVLSQAGFLKP is encoded by the coding sequence ATGACCCGTTCCGTGCGCCGGACCCGGCGGATGCTGCAGGTGGCCGGCGCGGGAGCCGCCGCCCTGCTGGCCCTCAGCGCCTGCTCCTCGTCCTCAGACTCCAAGTCCAAGGACACCTCGGCCTCTTCGGGGTCGTCGTCCTCGCCGAAGCTGTCGGGGAACGTGACCGTGTTCGCCGCCGCCTCCCTGAAGGAGAGCTTCACGGCCCTGGGCAAGGAGTTCGAGCAGCAGCACCCGGGCACCAAGGTCAACTTCAACTTCGGCGGCAGCGACACCCTCGCCGCGAGCATCACCGGCGGTGCCCCCGCGGACGTCTTCGCCGCCGCCAGCCCCAAGACGATGGCCATCGTGACGGGCAAGAAGGACGCGGTCGGCACCCCGGCCACCTTCGTCCGCAACCAGCTGGAGATCGCCACCCTGCCGGGCAACCCGGACAAGGTCTCCTCGCTGAAGGACCTCACCAAGTCCGGCCTGAAGGTCGTGCTGTGCGACAAGACCGTGCCGTGCGGCGCGGCCGCGCAGAAGGTCCTGGCCGCCAGTGGCCTCAAGCTCACCCCGGTCTCCTACGAGCAGGACGTCAAGTCCGCCCTGAACAAGGTGGAGCTGAAGGAGGCCGACGCCGCGGTCGTCTACAAGACGGACGTCCACGCCGCCGGCAGCAAGGTGGCGGGCGTGGAGTTCCCCGAGTCCGCCAAGGCGGTCAACGACTACCCGGTCGTCCTGCTGAAGAACGCGCCGAACGCCCAGGCCGCGCAGGCGTTCATCGCCCTCGTGCGGTCCGCCGAGGGCCAGAAGGTACTGAGCCAGGCCGGGTTCCTCAAGCCGTGA
- the modB gene encoding molybdate ABC transporter permease subunit — MTSLDKPGAAAARPPRRRRVGTEGRRGVPLPLLLPGLVALAFLLLPLLALIVRAPWRSLPGRLSSTEVWQALQLSLVSATAATAVSLVLGVPLAWLLARADFPGRGFLRALVTLPLVLPPVVGGVALLLALGRNGVVGKWLDAWFGITLPFTTAGVVVAEAFVAMPFLVISVEGTLRAADPRYEEAATTLGASRFTAFRRVTLPLIAPGIAAGAVLAWARALGEFGATITFAGNFPGRTQTMPLAVYLALQNDPDAAISLSLVLLAVSIAVLAGLRDRWMTGA; from the coding sequence GTGACCTCGCTCGACAAGCCCGGCGCCGCGGCCGCACGGCCGCCGCGGCGCCGCCGCGTCGGCACGGAGGGCCGGCGCGGGGTGCCGTTGCCGCTGCTGCTGCCGGGCCTGGTGGCGCTGGCGTTCCTGCTGCTGCCGCTGCTCGCGCTGATCGTCCGCGCGCCCTGGCGCAGCCTGCCGGGCCGGCTCTCCAGCACCGAGGTGTGGCAGGCGCTGCAGCTGTCGCTGGTCAGCGCCACCGCGGCGACGGCCGTGAGCCTCGTCCTGGGCGTGCCGCTGGCCTGGCTGCTGGCCCGTGCGGACTTTCCCGGCCGGGGGTTCCTGCGGGCCCTGGTGACGCTGCCCCTGGTGCTGCCGCCGGTGGTCGGCGGTGTGGCGCTGCTGCTGGCCCTCGGCCGCAACGGGGTCGTCGGCAAGTGGCTGGACGCCTGGTTCGGGATCACGCTGCCGTTCACCACCGCCGGGGTCGTCGTCGCGGAGGCGTTCGTCGCGATGCCGTTCCTGGTCATCAGCGTCGAGGGCACGCTGCGCGCGGCCGACCCGCGCTACGAGGAGGCGGCGACCACGCTCGGTGCGTCCCGTTTCACCGCGTTCCGCCGCGTCACCCTCCCGCTGATCGCCCCCGGTATCGCGGCGGGCGCGGTCCTCGCCTGGGCCCGCGCGCTCGGCGAGTTCGGCGCGACGATCACCTTCGCGGGCAACTTCCCCGGCCGTACCCAGACGATGCCCCTCGCGGTCTACCTCGCGCTGCAGAACGATCCCGATGCCGCCATCTCCCTCAGCCTGGTCCTGCTCGCCGTGTCGATCGCGGTGCTGGCTGGGCTGCGGGACCGCTGGATGACGGGAGCCTGA
- a CDS encoding TOBE domain-containing protein: MTLSIRNQLAGTVTEVHQGEAMATVKLRLDGGQHLMAAITKESAEDLALAPGSAVRALVKSTEVSLATNRIAGLSIRNQLPGAVTGLTTGAVMASVKITVDGGQLTAAITKDAVTDLGLFVGSDVVALIKATEVSLATA; this comes from the coding sequence ATGACCCTGAGCATCCGCAATCAGCTCGCCGGCACCGTCACCGAGGTCCACCAGGGCGAGGCCATGGCCACCGTCAAGCTCCGACTGGACGGCGGTCAGCACCTCATGGCGGCCATCACCAAGGAGTCCGCCGAGGACCTGGCCCTCGCGCCGGGCTCGGCCGTGCGCGCCCTGGTGAAGTCGACCGAGGTCTCCCTCGCCACCAACCGGATCGCGGGCCTGTCGATCCGCAACCAGCTTCCGGGCGCGGTCACCGGCCTCACGACCGGCGCCGTCATGGCCTCCGTGAAGATCACCGTCGACGGCGGCCAACTGACCGCGGCCATCACCAAGGACGCGGTCACCGACCTCGGCCTCTTCGTGGGGTCCGACGTGGTCGCCCTGATCAAGGCGACCGAGGTGTCGCTGGCGACGGCCTGA
- a CDS encoding TOBE domain-containing protein → MQSYTIGQAARLLGVSPDTARRWADAGRVATHRDEAGRRLIDGGDLAAFSVELARTAGGEEDASYTSVRNAFPGIVTAIKLGDVAAQVEIQAGPHRLVSLLTREAVEELGLEVGMEATARVKSTNVHIDRV, encoded by the coding sequence ATGCAGTCCTACACGATCGGCCAGGCGGCGCGGCTGCTCGGCGTGAGCCCGGACACCGCCCGCCGCTGGGCCGACGCGGGCCGGGTGGCCACCCATCGCGACGAGGCCGGGCGCCGGCTCATCGACGGCGGGGACCTCGCCGCCTTCTCGGTCGAGCTGGCCAGGACGGCCGGCGGGGAGGAGGACGCCTCCTACACCTCGGTCCGCAACGCCTTCCCCGGCATCGTCACGGCGATCAAGCTCGGCGACGTCGCCGCCCAGGTGGAGATCCAGGCGGGCCCGCACCGGCTGGTTTCCCTGCTGACCCGGGAGGCCGTCGAGGAGCTGGGCCTGGAGGTCGGCATGGAGGCCACCGCACGCGTGAAGTCCACCAACGTGCACATCGACCGCGTCTGA